One window of Sinorhizobium numidicum genomic DNA carries:
- a CDS encoding glycerol-3-phosphate dehydrogenase — protein sequence MTRRTGDKHVSTETGTYDLFVIGGGINGAGIARDAAGRGLSVLLCEKDDLAQGTSSRSGKLVHGGLRYLEYYEFRLVREALIEREVLLETAPHIIWPMRFVLPHNPADRPAWLVRLGLFLYDHLGGRKRLPGTRTLNLRTAPEGAAIKPGYGKAFEYSDCWVDDARLVVLNALDAANKGARVLTRTACSSIRRRGGLWHVEMTDTQTGTRTEVKARCVVNTAGPWVNDVIGRIAGLNSHRSVRLVKGSHIVVPKFWEGRHAYLVQNPDKRVIFINPYQNDLALIGTTDIPYEGRPEDVAADGNEISYLLKSVNRYFKQQLTEDDILHSFSGVRPLYDDNAENPSAVTRDYIFELDAANGEAPLLSVFGGKITTFRKLSEHALERLKPFFPKMGSAWTARAQLPGGDMADADFDQFLADMRARCHWLPADLAKHYARLYGTRTYELIGAATSLEDLGVSFSRLFYEREARFLIENEWARTAEDLIERRTKHGLHMSAAEKRAFTGWIERQQAAA from the coding sequence CGGGGCGAGGGCTATCGGTTCTTCTTTGCGAGAAGGACGACCTGGCGCAGGGCACCAGTTCGCGCTCGGGAAAGCTGGTGCATGGGGGCCTGCGCTATCTTGAATATTACGAGTTCCGGCTGGTGCGCGAGGCGCTGATCGAGCGTGAAGTGCTGCTTGAAACCGCTCCGCACATCATCTGGCCGATGCGCTTCGTGCTGCCGCACAATCCGGCCGACCGGCCAGCCTGGCTGGTCCGCCTCGGCCTCTTTCTCTACGATCACCTTGGTGGCCGCAAGCGCCTGCCGGGGACGCGGACGCTCAACTTACGCACGGCGCCTGAAGGCGCTGCGATCAAGCCGGGCTATGGCAAGGCTTTCGAATATTCCGATTGTTGGGTGGATGATGCCCGGCTCGTGGTGCTGAACGCGCTCGATGCAGCGAACAAGGGTGCCCGGGTCCTGACCCGCACCGCCTGCAGCAGCATTCGCCGCCGCGGGGGTCTCTGGCACGTCGAGATGACGGACACGCAAACCGGGACCAGGACGGAGGTCAAGGCGCGCTGCGTGGTGAACACGGCCGGCCCCTGGGTCAATGACGTGATCGGCCGCATCGCCGGGCTGAACTCGCACCGCAGCGTTCGCCTCGTCAAGGGCAGCCATATCGTCGTGCCGAAATTCTGGGAGGGAAGGCACGCCTATCTCGTCCAGAATCCCGACAAGCGCGTGATCTTCATCAATCCCTACCAGAACGATCTGGCGCTGATCGGCACCACCGACATCCCCTATGAGGGACGGCCGGAGGACGTGGCGGCCGACGGCAACGAAATCAGCTATTTGCTGAAATCGGTGAACCGCTATTTCAAGCAGCAGCTCACCGAAGACGACATCCTTCACAGCTTCTCCGGTGTGCGCCCGCTCTATGACGACAACGCCGAAAATCCCTCGGCGGTGACGCGCGACTATATTTTCGAGCTGGATGCCGCGAATGGAGAGGCGCCGCTGCTATCCGTGTTCGGCGGAAAGATCACCACGTTCCGCAAGCTTTCCGAACATGCGCTGGAGCGGCTAAAACCCTTCTTCCCGAAGATGGGGAGCGCCTGGACGGCGCGTGCCCAGCTGCCGGGCGGCGACATGGCCGACGCCGATTTCGACCAATTCCTCGCGGATATGCGCGCCCGTTGCCACTGGCTGCCCGCCGATCTCGCCAAGCATTATGCGCGGCTCTACGGCACCCGGACGTATGAGCTGATTGGCGCCGCGACGTCGCTCGAGGATCTGGGCGTGAGTTTCAGTCGGCTCTTCTATGAACGGGAAGCCCGCTTTCTCATCGAGAACGAATGGGCGCGCACGGCGGAAGACCTGATCGAACGCCGCACGAAGCACGGCCTGCATATGAGTGCGGCGGAGAAGCGGGCATTCACCGGCTGGATCGAACGCCAGCAGGCGGCCGCGTGA
- a CDS encoding class II aldolase/adducin family protein, translated as MLRSSEFEALLDLSARVGADPELVQGAGGNTSIKEGGTLWIKASGLWLAHARTRDVMVPVALDPLLDALERDDPATEKAQDFVITELNPSGLRPSIETTVHALMPQKVVIHVHCVETIASAVQTDAAAIAAERLQGIPYAFVPYARPGLPLAKAIAERIDEDTSVLVLGNHGLAVAAETVEDAAWLLAEVSRRFASPARKAAAPDLAALGRLALNSAYRLPDDGRLHDAATDLESCKIAAGGSLYPDHVIFLGKGSVIGAPGDSALSLEKGFRDAGQNLPPVLLFPGKGVLVLKEITAGALAMARCLSDVTARIPAGARLRYLTDAENAELLGWDAEKYRQQLNLAGQVLQ; from the coding sequence ATGTTGCGAAGCTCCGAATTCGAAGCGCTTCTGGATCTCTCGGCGCGCGTCGGCGCAGATCCAGAGCTTGTCCAGGGGGCGGGCGGCAACACCTCGATCAAGGAAGGCGGCACGCTCTGGATCAAGGCCTCGGGCCTCTGGCTTGCCCATGCCCGCACGCGCGACGTCATGGTGCCGGTCGCGCTCGATCCGTTGCTCGACGCCCTGGAACGGGACGATCCCGCAACCGAGAAGGCCCAGGATTTCGTGATCACGGAGCTCAATCCTTCCGGCTTGCGGCCGTCGATCGAGACGACGGTTCATGCGCTGATGCCGCAAAAGGTGGTGATCCATGTGCATTGCGTCGAGACGATCGCGTCTGCGGTGCAGACCGATGCTGCGGCGATCGCCGCGGAAAGGCTTCAGGGCATCCCCTATGCTTTCGTGCCCTATGCCAGGCCCGGTCTGCCGCTCGCCAAAGCGATAGCCGAGCGGATCGATGAGGATACATCGGTGCTGGTCCTAGGCAATCATGGGCTTGCCGTTGCCGCCGAGACGGTCGAGGACGCGGCGTGGCTTCTCGCTGAGGTGTCCCGCCGCTTTGCGTCGCCTGCGCGCAAGGCAGCGGCTCCCGATCTTGCCGCGCTCGGGCGCCTTGCGCTCAACAGCGCCTATCGGCTGCCTGATGACGGAAGGCTGCATGATGCCGCCACGGATCTCGAAAGCTGCAAGATCGCCGCGGGCGGAAGTCTCTACCCGGACCATGTGATCTTTCTCGGCAAGGGCTCCGTCATCGGCGCTCCGGGGGACAGCGCTCTCTCGCTGGAGAAGGGATTTCGCGATGCCGGCCAGAACCTTCCGCCGGTTCTTCTCTTCCCGGGCAAGGGGGTTCTGGTGCTCAAGGAGATTACCGCCGGCGCGCTTGCCATGGCGCGCTGCCTTTCGGACGTGACGGCGCGCATTCCGGCGGGCGCACGGCTACGCTATCTCACTGATGCGGAAAACGCCGAGCTCCTTGGTTGGGATGCGGAGAAATATCGCCAGCAGTTGAATCTCGCCGGGCAGGTGCTGCAATGA